The nucleotide window atgtaattctcccaattttgtatatttaaaattgataaacaattatatgtacatgtatatactaataattttcaaaaaagaaatctcaactataaataaagtcaaaaaaagttttaggaaaataaatttatggcCATACGATaaacagttttaaataattaacataaataaaaatttttcaaaataattaaaataaaataaaattgttaaattaaaaactaaatttattatagccTTTGCTATATAACTGCATATCTACCCGTTTGATCATAATAGGGATCTTGAGGTCTACCGCTGGGACCACCCATACTAGGAGACCTATGTGTGCCAGGTGGACCCTGTGAATCCATCTGAGGAGCGTAACGGTGATGCGGCGGGCCGTGATGTTGCGGTGGCATTCCTCGCGATCTTCGCGTGGGATCGTCCTCCTCGCTATAATTTGCTTCACTCGCAGAGTCCTTCGTAATCTCTGGGATACCTGAAGAAACCATTGATAAACCGCGATTAGGTAGAACGCAACCTACATAGTCGGAGGAGTTCGAGTTTTGAAATCACTCAACCCAGATTCCcctactttttcatttttcttctatatttaCCCATTTGAGCGATACTTTGTCCGGGATAGATCTCTTTGTCGGAAAGATTCTCGTCCGTCTCGATGATAACCTGACCGTGAGCATCCACTCTGTTAGCCACGTGTCGTCGCATGTGCGAAGGCATCGGTGCATTTGGGTATCGCTGACCAGTCATGCGATGACGAGCGGGATCATCCTGTTGGGGAATCATGCCGGACTGTGCTTGTCGTTGGTCCACCATATGCGGAGGTCCACCGTGAGATGGCATGTGACCTGTGGCACCCCCGCGAAGCACGCTGCAAGGTATCGCCGTCGCGCAACTATCGCCCGATTGACTCTCCCTACTCTTAGTCCTGACGGTGATGTGCTTCGGATTGAGACCCATGAGTTTGTGTATATCGACGAGCGCGTGATCGCCGGTGGGGCTGTCGACATCGGTGACCTTCTTACCATCGGCGTACACCGCGTAACCGGTGACGGCCGAACCGTTTAGGGCAACAGGCTGCCAGGTCACTAGCAAAGTGCCGTCCTGCGGTCCAGCCTCCACCTAAAAATCACATAACATTACATACATTAGTGtttgttagaaatttttttcttgagaataatattatgaaaactGCAGGAATGACAATTTAGATTCTAGAATTtgtagatttttcaaaaaattttacagttacacatgatttttttaaatgtagatgtaaaattttattaacctGGATATCGACCGGAGGATCCGGCAGTCCCTTGGGCAACGTCTTAAAGTGGACGTGGCAGGCCAGGTTATTTGCCGCCTGGGCGTTTTGGTCCTCAAAGTGCGTCGCCCGAAGATTTTTCGCCTTAACGGTCACCCTGTATATCGTCGACGGAGCGAGGCCAGTGATGGTGTGCCTGTAAACGCCCGGCTTCACGGTTCTCACTTCTACGTTGTTTACGCATACAACGTGTTGATGATTACTGTTGCTTGGTAGCCAGGATATTACAGCGCTGGTCGCCGTGACGTTCGACGCCTTGACGGCAGTTGGACCTAGCGCGACGTCTTTACCAATTACCATTGTGCAAGCAGCATCGCGCGACGTTCTTCTCGAATGCGTAACCGAACGCACGCTTATTCTGTGAGGCTGCATCAACAGAATACGTTTTCAACATAGTTCAAatggattattaaatttattattatattaagtttaaaacattttaatcttttctatAAGGCActttatacatctatatattttagttctaatatataataattttaataagaaattttgtaCAAACCCGTGTGGAATCGACTCCCTCCACCAAGGCCCTAGTCCTCTCAGTGGCCTTCACGGTGACCTTTAGCACTCCGTCCACGTAGACATGGTAGGATTCGAGTTGATGCGTATTCTCAGGCGCGGTCCATCCAATCAGCACGCTTTTGTTGAGTTGCCGTTCGAGCGTGAGGTGTTGTGGCGCCGGAACTAGGTCCGAAAACATGTAGACTTCTTCAGGAAGAAAAGACAAAGACAAAGCCTAGCTGTAGCTAAGGATCTCTGACTATTGTCTATCACTCTAAGCCAGCCTAAGTCCAGCCAACACTTAATACAGTGCAACGCGATTCGGTTCTCTGCGTTCTCCGTTTCACTTCGTGAAAACCGGTTTGGGATTGAGACGTGGACGTTTACTGTTTGACATGCATAGATTTTTTTGTCTCCAATTCGTGCAACAGAAAAAAGGGAGAAGCGCTATAGATATAcacatgaaaataatttagttgtTTTTCAAGTAATTACATTAAACACATATGGACTACACATACGTATCAAGCGAGACGGACAAATCAtgaaagcaaatttttttctatagagaataatttctataactGCATCGTAATTGCGTTATTTTGGAATAAtgatcgaaaaaatttttcaatcacaTCGCTGAAAGCGGATCCAATTGCCAGGTTTTCTAGAGTTATCAATTGATCCAAGTACCAAATACATCTAGACATTTATTAGATTACGGACATAGATTTGATATCTATTATATCgcttaatttaatgtttaataacgTGCGTCATGCAATGCCTCAGAAATCATTACAGCGAACCGGTAAAGCGTACTAACCTGGCGGTTCTTGTTCATCCTCTTCCGCAATATTGTCAAGTTCCGCGTATGCGGACAATTCTGCTTGACGATTCCGATTACCTTCTTCCAACGCAGCTAGTTCTAGATCAATATCTTGTAGATAGCACTAAAATAGACGAAATCAAAATCATTACAATTTGATTAACATTTACTTAATGAGATTTTAACAAcattctcattaattattatgtattgtcATTGTCATAATGTCAATGTGTATGTCATaaggattaaaaatataaaaagtgttgTCTCATTAGATACCTCGTTAAGTTTCATATTGCTCACTTGAGGGATATTCGTCGAAACGGAATCGTCCACGTCTCTGAGGCCGAGGACGGCTTGATGAAACTCCAATAGATCATCGCCGACCAACTTCTGGACAAAGTTGGCCGGCACCAGGCCGCGTCTACCATCGAGTGTCTCCGCATCCAGAAAACCATCATCGTCCGGTTGGCCCCAAACTAGGAGATAATCGCCACCCTGAACTGGCAGTTCCGCTTCCGGATTCGCGTTCGGCGAATGTTGGAATGGTTCGTAACTAAAACGGGCTATGTAAACGTAACATCTGCCTTTGCCGGGTACGTCCAGCATATCGACTTGACCTTCGGTTACAATATCTTCGGTGTTGGTCAATCGATCTAGGGGATTTGTCAGTATACTCGTAGGGATCTTCGGCATTTGCCTGGGACCCAGAAAGTGATGGCCGGTCGCGGTACCGGGCGCGGTCGGCGAGCTGGCGCGCAAGCTCTGCTGAATCTGGTGGATGATTGCCTGCTGCTGAAGTTGATTGGCCTGCGATTGGGCGGAGAGTTGTTGCATCGCTTGTAGAGGATCGCCTATTGCTTGTAACAGGCCTCCCGAACTAGTACCTGCACAAACAATAGACatcaattaactttaaaacttGCACTAtatgtttaacaaaatatacttttcactgaaagtattaatatcataaatgaAGAagtttaaaatgataatgctTCAACTTGTTTTATTCAgaagttgaaaaaataaaattaaaaatttttattattattaaaaaaaattgtatattgaaCCTTTCAATAATACGTGTGTTGTACGATCGTGACCTGAGCTTACGCCCGACGTCCCAAAAGCGTTGGTCCCGACGGTAGTGGAATAAGTCGATCCACTCGTGGCGAAGGTGCTTTGACCGGTGGAGTAAGGAAGAACAGACTGGGGTACACTCGTGAGGCCTCCAAGAGTGGAATGATAGGACGTGGTAGAGTATAGCGAGGACAATGTGGTCTGCGGCATATTCGTTTGCGGCACACTGTAATTGTGATGGGGCAATTGGGTGTTGAAGCTGGTTGCACCCGTGCTGTAAGTCCCGTTTGGATGCGATGCCATGGACAAATTAGGATATGTCGTTGCCTACGATAACAATggacaaattaattatgaaatgtaGATaggataaaattagaaaaaagtaCGATGAAAAAGTACGATGAGAGATTGATGACTAACATTAATCCGTAACTGCTCTACACTAAATCTATTTTAGGCagatacttttttaatgaacATCGAAAACGACACAAAGAGTTTTTTTCTGAAGGCCTAGATATTCGAGAATccgttatttattgttaatttagtTGCTTGTAAGAAAGTAATCGTGATTGAATAATTGATGACACACCTGTTGACTGCCATTCAATTGATAATTCTGGGCGGTTTGAGTAGGCTGTGTATAGTGAGGTATCACACTCTGGCTGGCCGATGTCAGGTACGTCGTCGAGGCCGGATGTTGTTGCgactgttgctgctgctgtagCGGCTGCTGATACGTTTGCGTATGTGGATAGCTCTCCTGATACTGATTGCTTGTAAAGTGTGAAGTGTGCGTTTGTTGCTGCTGTTTCTGTTGCGACGGCAGAGCACTTTGGGAATGGGAACTCGATAAATCGTGCTGTTGTGGCTGTTGCTGCTGATATTGTTGGATCTTCTGTTGGAAAGCGGGCTGCGACTGGCTGCTGGAGAGAGACGGCGCCGGTGGTATCGGCTCGTTATAGTGATACGGTGGCCCGTTTGGCGTCAGTGGAGGGCAGCCAGGCATCATCGGCGTTAATGGCATTGGTGAGCCTGCGTACTATTCGAACAAGTTTTATCAACGATTAGCAAACATCTCAGAGTTTCTCAggattattaatgtaattagcAGCAAAAATGCTTtccaaaacaataaaaaaaactttatcttTGATCGCCAAAAACTCTAACGAGTccttatggaatttaaaaaataaatgaaaagaatgcgtgcaaatataaatattatataagaatgtaTTTATCGATCTCAATAATTAGTAAAGAGTATAGaatgttgaaatatattataaattattgcaacaattatttattgttgatGTCTTGTCTCAGTATTAACGAAATAAAAGACTAGAGTAACGAAGAATGATAGAAACAAATTACTTACGTGGCCCATCTGGGTAGGCATTCCGAGGTTGAGGGCATGCGGATGAGGTGGATGTTGATGCTGGCCAAGGTTGGGAAGATTCTCCGAGCTGGATCGGAGGATGCCTTGCGTGGCCGAGGGTTGTTGCGTGGTTATCGCGCCCCGTGCGTGATCCAGTTCGTGTAACATTCTGGCGGAGctgaattgattttaattagtcATTCGCGTATTTGCAATTTGCCAGTACAATCTTTACACACTGACATATCTTTAgccatacatatatatatatatatatatagaggacAAAGTTGTTTGACGAATTGAATCTTTATTAAGTGAAAAGAAACCTTATCAATACCTATTGTCCTGCTCGATCTTGGCGATGATTCTATCAATCTCGGAGCCGGCCGGAGGCCAAGTGGCCGTCGGGACGCTCGAGGATGTGACATGCCCTACGACCGGTCCTCTGCTGCGCGAACGTCTTAAGCTGGTCAATTCCAGCGACAACTCCTCGTGCTTCACCATCTGTAGCTCCGTCTTCTTCTCAAGTTCCCGGATCTTGGATTGCAACGCCTCGACCGACTCCGGACCTTGATAGCGTCCTGCTATCTTCTCCCGCAATTGGTTCTGTGCGTCCGCGTGCTGCCTCTCCAGCTCCGCTCGTCGGGCTTCCGTCTCCCGCATTTGCTAAATGAATCGATCGTATAATTAGCGTTGTCGCGTAAATGACATCCGTCAACATTCGATAGATGCAACATCCTCTTTAGCGCGTGATTGACGTTACTCGGTAACATGTAGCTACGTAGgtttattaacataaacatGCACCAGCGTATCAATTAATGGAAGCTATTTATACAAGTGATTTATTGTTTTTGGAATCACCCAGCCAGATAAAtcttatatctaaaattaaaaatcaattttaatatattacaatattatatattagaaaataatttaataaaatattataatttaaatattttataggattattaataaaatttaacttaaaaaaatataagattttaataagatgttaataaaagatatataataataataataagatataaaatataagatgttgatgtaattttatatcgttattCGACAATGTTTCAGAATGGAAATAACGGATGAAAAAAGAAGTTGGTTCGGTTTTTTGCGGTTGCTCTTAATAACCTGGAGCGAAGTCTAGTTAGTAATTCGCGACTAGAATGTCACATTTGTAATGAAAGAGCTTTTTGTGCTCTGATTGCCCGAAGGTGCGCGCAACTGATCTCGCTATATATAATCTAGCGCAAAAATTTTTCGCGAGAAAATGTCATTGGAAAATACGAGGGTAATATGACAGATCATTTCAGGGCGCATCTTCTCTTTGATATTCTTCTTTCTAATTAATCGTCAATTATGACGCGTAATTATCCCGTATGCAAAATTGCTTAACACTTCGTAGAATTAACCGCTTCAATTATCTAGATTGCGGTAGCGAAGATTCTGTCGCGTGAGTCAGTATTAATTTTCCTGCGTGCGGAGATTTTCGAGGCCCGTGCGTACAGAAGACATAAATATCGGATAAtggagtttttttttaatggattttattttgcgaATTGAAGCCTTTTGGAGAGAAAGCAATCACGACCGGaacgtattaataaaaacttttgtttttcATCATATTATGCGAGCTTTATCAAGTATCCGTGGCAAGAATGAAAGAGAGCTTTTCATGAACCGCAGTTCATTGTCGATAGTTTACACATAAGttttacgcgcgcgcgcgtatgtgtatgtgtatgtattgaTTACATGCATATTACCTTTCCACGTAATCTGCTTTAATTTCAAGGACTTTCGGTTCGCGACGAGCGCACGCACGCGTTCCGCAATCGCGAATTCGTTAAAGAtctctaatttttctaaactaCGAAATAACATCTCTGCTGTTTTCATTTCTCTGAGAGAGAATTTAGGATCaagattcaattttttattaaaaacaaaaaaataataacaggCAAAtgtaaattcattaaaaagaaaaaaactatttttaattaagaactcataattaattacaaattatataggtAAATGGTAATGACGAGTTAgtaataatttctcaaataaGTGTACTGGCAATAAAAccaaaaaaactaatatatatataataaaatactccaatatttatcaacttttttatatccATCATGATGATACAACATTACACTGCACTAATATCCCGAGGTAAGAAATGGACCAAAAGGAAAGGAACTTACCTCCAGGATGGATTCGAGAACTGCGTCCTGCATGTTGGTGGTTCTCGTGGAGGTGGTAGCCCCGACAGCGGATCCGATACCCTGCAGCTGCGGAGCGTGAGGTGCCGTGGAAGCGCCACCTCCAACACCACAGCACTGCAACATCCCTGAAGTCTGAGACCCTCGCCAGTCTTTATCGCGGCCGGTCCCTATCGATCTAGCGTGTGTGTCTAGGAGCTATCTTAATTAATTGGGCGGCCCGCCTTTGCGCGGCCCGTCGAGCCGCGCCGCGCACGACACACACGATCCCACACACGTTTAACAGTGCGACTCTAGTGCAGTGTGAAAGGGAATTCCTATTTCACTCGGCGAATCCCGCCTCGCGGGAGCGGGCCGGAAGTTCTCGCAGCTCTCGGAAACGGGGGGGACCTCGCGTTTAAAGGGTACCAGCGGTCTTTCGCATCGGGTCGGCTGATTCGTAGTTAGATATGGGATCATCCTAGGAGAAAACGCACGTAtgcaacatatttttcttcattaaagaATGCGGCTATTTTGCTACGTTTCACTTTCCAGTTTCTGGAATTTGAATCGAGATAAAAAAGTTCaacgtaaattatttatatataatataataatagaattattgatatattcatGAACGACACACAACTCTCTGTCGACGGAATGCAAGATGTATGTCGTGGGCGAAAATAGCGCGAATCAGATTTCATCGATCTAGCcctttatttagaaaaaacttGCCCTCAAGTGTGGTGTTTTTAAACCAAATCTCTTTTTCGATATGCTGTATACTCTTGACAGTTCTttcatctaacaataaaatcaataaaaaaagttacaaacaaaaatacatgtttattatatttttaattacttagaGACATTTGTAATAATGAGAGACgaaaaaagtttcaatttcGAGTCCCCGTCAAATTAAAGGGTAGTTTTGTGGTTCGGATACCGCGCGAATAATTTACGCATATGCTACGAATCGTATCGCGAGAGTTCGTTAGCGAAAATTAGTCttgaaaataaacaataatcagCCCGCGCAATTATTGGCAAATTGGCAATAGGTCATTCGCGTCGAGTTTGTAATCCGGCCGTGGAAATTCGCGACTTTATGTGGTCGACGATCGCTCGTTGCCGGCGCGGACCGACCGCGAACACGTACTTTACGTCGGCGAACAACAGACACACACCGAGGGGGGGAGAGAGCACAAACTTAACTACTGCGTTCGAGTTATTATTATCAGCCGCCGAAGTTGTTACAGCTGTACGAAGTTATTACATCACTAGTATTATGCATGTATGCACGCGGTATTTCGTGTTGACGCGTCGCGTGCCACGCGAGTGCTCGTTTGCGGTTTTCACGCGAAAAAGTTGCCGCGATTGAGATCCACgcgtatacatacatgcacgcacgcacacacacgcatacatacatatatatatatatatatatatatacacacacacacacatacaaacgATACTGCACCCTGTGGCGTTTGCCACAGAATCTCGTTAAACGTCACGACAAGCGACACGTGTCTTGCTCACGAAGCTTCAGTTAACGATTTACGCGCATCGCGGACTTTCGCACCCCGGTTCCGGTCACCTGCGTACGTTCACGCATCGAGGTATAAGAGCAACTAAGTTTGTCCTATCCGATCAATTGATCCGCACTTGTGTTCTCTGTTTCTCCTATCTTTCTATATCAAAGATTGAACGACACTATTTGCCGCGATACTTATTGTTgcaatctatttataatggacgaataaaaaatgtgcttgaaagaataaatattttactgaaaataaatttaagcaaTGACAATATTTTACGCAAACGTTTTTCATTCAAATCATACAtagataaaagagaagaaagtaTTTTGAGataaagagatagagatagagtcataaaataatgatattcgCAAGAAacgttaaaaagttaaatctaTGCGATCAACTTGAGCATTTGTTACGATAGTAAATGTAATTGCGTGCACTTTGCTATAGAAAACTTTACTCGCaccgtataattaataatgaaagctaaaacatttttctgtctcatttttcttttctttcatcgcctttttattaatgtgattTAAAGCAACAATCTCTCTCGTGGGCACACTTCCGTCtcttaatacatttaattggCGTGTACGctctttgtttctctttctgCTAGACACTAACAAACACAGTGAAAGCGATGATCAGGCAATTATCCGCTTTTCTGCCACACAAGTTCAAGAACGCGTTGGCGAACAATCAGTGTCGCTGATGTAACAGTGTATACAAAGCATTAAAATGCGATGAATCAAACAACGATCGAAGAATTAGTTAATGCACTATTCCGAGTAAATGAAATAGTACAAAGAAAGACTCTTACAAcgtacatgtaaaataaagagGAATTACGTAGAATAATTATCACAATTGCGTGTACAATTatgtaaagagaaaagaaatgtaaaatcatTCGACAAAGTAACTTCCGACAAAGTTCTTCCATTTACGCATAGCAAGTTAATGTTAGACTCCTATATTAGTGCtcaattatcgattttattccGCTGCATGCGGTTTAGCTCTCgcttagataaataaaattttatcgtcgTTATTTCGCGGTTATTACTGCTCTATTTTGTGACTCAGAATTCTCTTCCTTCGGTTCGCCGACCTTTTGATTATCGATAGACCTCGAACTGATCGTCGGGTGTGGACGATTGATTAAACTGTTGGCTCGAACATCGTCGAGAGTGTGATTATGTGTCAAGTTAAAATGACGGAAATTGTGTGAACAACAATAGATTGCCAATAAGAGAAATCTATTCTCGAAgagatttttatcattaacgAAACTCGTGGAGAATCCTAGCTGTCATTTACACGTATCAGGATGTCAAATATCTTCGCGTCTAGTGAGCACGTTCATTTTTCAAACTCATAAGACTTCCATTCATAGGACTTCATTTAAAAATCAGTCATATTGCGGCGATTTCGCATCATTCAGAGACAAGACAACGATTTCTTTCGACGAAGACGAGGTCTTCGATACTTTTAGATGCTTAGGTTAGACATAAAGAGCCGAGTAGTCGCGGGAGATCGATACCGCAAATTTTATGGGACTTATAACGACACGAGTCGAACGAAGCGGATAAAGTCAATCCCGTCTCGATCAAGTTGGAGAAGTAGTCGCGACAATGAACAAACAGAAATGTGCAAAGCGTATAAAAGAAGACGAAGCTGGACAGACGAGAAAGTACAGAGTacgatagagaaagagagacagatagCGATAAGAAAATGGCAAGAAAAAATCCTACCAAGTAGTGCTGGCTGGCGATAATTCGATGCCAACAAGTTCTTCGTGAGCAGGCGAATCGAAAATACCTCGATGGCGGATGAGATAGCGATTGATACGCGGAGATAAGCGAGCGGAAAGGGGTAGTCTCGCTGAGCCCGAAAGAGAAGAAGTCTGAAGAAGTTCCGTCTCCGCGATCGTTGCTCGCTCAAGGGAGATGGAGATTTTCGGTCGAAACACTAGGCACTTTCGGTCACTGAGAGTCAACCTTCAGTGATGATTTGGAAGACCCGCTCGCTTCCGGGATACATCAAAGTCCAGTTTGCGAAATCAAGCCTCATACATAATCGAGACTATATTAAAAAggggaagggagagagagatcaGAATGGGGAGAATGAGGAACACTAGACGTGAAACGAGTTTCTCGGCGGGGGCACGACTCTAGTGGCCACGGCACTGCTTATTGATCTCACTAAAGGGCGAAAGGTACATAGCGTACATGTGCACCCCGTGCGCACCAGACACCACTGCACGGCGGGCACGTAGTGCAACCACTGTCACGAGCAGCGGCGGTGACGGcagcgacgacgacggcggaGATAGTGGTGGTGGCGCCGACGGTGGCACCACCGACACTCCACGATTATCATCCGCCATACTGATCCGTCGTCTCGGTGCCGCTATCACCATCgccgtcgtcatcgtcgtcgttgtaTTATCTGCACAACTAACACTCTTTAAAGAATCGTCACTGTAAGCCTCGATACGTTTAGCTTGCGAGTCGACCGGACCGACGAAAGGTGCACTCCGGAAAATATACGTTTCATGCGGAATATATGTCCCAAGATATCACCGCAAGACGGTACGCTCGCGTTCGACAGTTTATATTCATTTGCCTCTTCGATTGTGTTTGTTTCAATCGCTGAACGTCAGACTGGTATCGAACAGTTGATCGAGTTCTTTTTTCACTCGTTTACACTCTTTATCAAGCACTCTCTCtatcattctctctctctctctctctctctctctctctctctctctctctctctctctctctctctctctctctccctttctttcaTGCTCGCCTTCGCACTCGATTCATACCAACTTTCActctatttctctttcactCGACACGACACTTACGATGACCGAGTCGAAGGGATTGTGGCAGGCCAGGGCTGCTGCTGCTGATGAGCGAACTCTCCTCGGGACTTGCCAAGCTTTTTCACTCGGCTATCATCCCGTACAACCCCCAAGATCTGCTCGACCGTGGAAGGCAGGCAGGGCTGCTGGAGTCGGTGGTAGGGGCCGATAGTGGTGGTTGCTCGTCGTCGGGATATAATGGGTGGGGGTACAACGGCCCATGTGGGGTGGTGGTGCGCCTCCGTACGGAGTACAGGGGAAGGTAAGCGAATGGGGGTGGttgaagagagagagcagGCGCGCGCGCCAGGATGCGAGAAACGTCGAAAGGGACTGGAAGGGGTGGAGGGGAAAAGAAGGGTAGGGGCTCCCGTCACCGCCAGATATGGGTCACTCAGCGATCAATGCCGATATAGAGTCGCTGTATCGCCGGAGTCTCTCGCACAATCTTCTTTACGTCACTTTTCGTTCGCTCGCTTGTTCCGAGAGATGATCTTCTCGTCGTGGGAATGCGTGCTGGCTCAAACGCTCGCGACATTATCTTTGGCGCGGGAGTAGAGTCGATTCGCGCGCTACGTTTAAGAGTTCGATCGACCGCGCCAAATATGGAGGTATCGCAACCCTGGAAGTCCGATACCCTGGAAGTCTAGTAACTTGGCGAAATGGTTCGCGTCGCGGCTACATGGGGGTGTAGCTTTCACAAAAGACCAATCAATACGCAGGAGGTGATCCTATGATATCTCTACTCTctacactctctctctctctctctctctctctctctctcttttcctctccctcATTGTCGCtctttgtttctctctctctctctctctctttctcttttgctaCCTTCTCCCGCTACCAATTTTCAATCCCCGTTTACCCCTTTCTCCAACTTTTCTGCCCTTTCTGCCGCCCACATCTATTTCATTTATCTAGCTCCATTCCTCGATGCCCTTCTATTCGTTTCATTCTAACCCGTCGTACTTTCTCGTAATTTCTCTCGCGTAGACGAATGACTTTTCATGTGAAAAGGCAGGGAACGAGGCATGAGTTCTACAAAGATGCAGAAAACCAATTTAATGTTGCGTCGTACGCATATATACGGTTGTCTAAAATTTTTGCGCAAAAAATGACAATACTTTTCTCGCAGTTTAAAACGAGTCTGTCCAGATATTACCAAAGACTTACTAACCTTGTCCAtcagaaattttagaaatcttCAGGTCGGAAACTTTATGAGACAATGGCGGGgccattaattatttcaatcagCCCCCAAGAGTATGAAAATTTcgtcacattttttattctatgacttttata belongs to Anoplolepis gracilipes chromosome 4, ASM4749672v1, whole genome shotgun sequence and includes:
- the Rbp gene encoding RIMS-binding protein 2 isoform X6; its protein translation is MLQCCGVGGGASTAPHAPQLQGIGSAVGATTSTRTTNMQDAVLESILEQMRETEARRAELERQHADAQNQLREKIAGRYQGPESVEALQSKIRELEKKTELQMVKHEELSLELTSLRRSRSRGPVVGHVTSSSVPTATWPPAGSEIDRIIAKIEQDNSSARMLHELDHARGAITTQQPSATQGILRSSSENLPNLGQHQHPPHPHALNLGMPTQMGHYAGSPMPLTPMMPGCPPLTPNGPPYHYNEPIPPAPSLSSSQSQPAFQQKIQQYQQQQPQQHDLSSSHSQSALPSQQKQQQQTHTSHFTSNQYQESYPHTQTYQQPLQQQQQSQQHPASTTYLTSASQSVIPHYTQPTQTAQNYQLNGSQQATTYPNLSMASHPNGTYSTGATSFNTQLPHHNYSVPQTNMPQTTLSSLYSTTSYHSTLGGLTSVPQSVLPYSTGQSTFATSGSTYSTTVGTNAFGTSGVSSGHDRTTHVLLKGTSSGGLLQAIGDPLQAMQQLSAQSQANQLQQQAIIHQIQQSLRASSPTAPGTATGHHFLGPRQMPKIPTSILTNPLDRLTNTEDIVTEGQVDMLDVPGKGRCYVYIARFSYEPFQHSPNANPEAELPVQGGDYLLVWGQPDDDGFLDAETLDGRRGLVPANFVQKLVGDDLLEFHQAVLGLRDVDDSVSTNIPQCYLQDIDLELAALEEGNRNRQAELSAYAELDNIAEEDEQEPPEVYMFSDLVPAPQHLTLERQLNKSVLIGWTAPENTHQLESYHVYVDGVLKVTVKATERTRALVEGVDSTRPHRISVRSVTHSRRTSRDAACTMVIGKDVALGPTAVKASNVTATSAVISWLPSNSNHQHVVCVNNVEVRTVKPGVYRHTITGLAPSTIYRVTVKAKNLRATHFEDQNAQAANNLACHVHFKTLPKGLPDPPVDIQVEAGPQDGTLLVTWQPVALNGSAVTGYAVYADGKKVTDVDSPTGDHALVDIHKLMGLNPKHITVRTKSRESQSGDSCATAIPCSVLRGGATGHMPSHGGPPHMVDQRQAQSGMIPQQDDPARHRMTGQRYPNAPMPSHMRRHVANRVDAHGQVIIETDENLSDKEIYPGQSIAQMGIPEITKDSASEANYSEEDDPTRRSRGMPPQHHGPPHHRYAPQMDSQGPPGTHRSPSMGGPSGRPQDPYYDQTGSQRGRGPVYRGGRVTQAQGGAGHPTSAAQQMNKRQRWFVALFDYDPTTMSPNPDACEEELPFSEGDTIKVYGEKDADGFYWGECRGRRGYVPYNMVEELKEPPGQGQPGRRGPTSERWGDIYASMPVKKMIALYDYDPHELSPNVDSQVELTFQTGNEIYVYGDMDDDGFYMGELNGVRGLVPSNFLTEAPGQNQGQPPPGRRPGGQSQGPGARGPPPPPREPPPAGHRRGKGEGEGRRGQSSRW